A window of the Arachis duranensis cultivar V14167 chromosome 5, aradu.V14167.gnm2.J7QH, whole genome shotgun sequence genome harbors these coding sequences:
- the LOC107491582 gene encoding protein MITOFERRINLIKE 1, chloroplastic-like, with protein MEARISSSLGLSSPNPNPHRHPTDFPSILNHFAATATNPPFASTTATATYATAHSPQWIWPTSKPAPKPQTLLKNLTVVERALIGAAGGGIAGAFTYVCLHPLDTIKTKMQTKGASQLYKNALDAVVKTFQQKGILGFYSGVSAVIVGSTASSAVYFGTCEFGKSFLSKIEGFPSVLIPPSAGAMGNIMSSAIMVPKELITQRMQAGAKGRSWQVLVKILEKDGFLGLYAGYSATLLRNLPAGVLSYSSFEYLKAAVLNTTKKSHLEPVQSVLCGALAGAISASITTPLDVVKTRLMTQVHGDAVNKAAAVVYGGVSATVKQILKEEGWVGLTRGMGPRVLHSACFSALGYFAFETARLTILQQYLRQKELSEVPASPS; from the coding sequence ATGGAGGCCAGGATCTCATCCTCTCTTGGCCTCTCTTCTCCCAATCCCAATCCCCACCGCCACCCCACTGATTTCCCCTCCATCCTCAATCACTTCGCCGCCACCGCTACAAACCCTCCTTTCGCTTCTACCACCGCCACCGCCACATACGCCACCGCTCACAGCCCACAATGGATCTGGCCCACTTCAAAGCCCGCCCCAAAGCCCCAAACTTTGCTAAAAAACCTCACCGTCGTCGAGCGTGCACTAATCGGCGCAGCCGGTGGCGGAATCGCCGGCGCCTTCACCTACGTCTGCCTCCACCCGCTCGACACAATCAAGACCAAGATGCAGACCAAAGGAGCATCCCAACTTTACAAGAATGCCCTTGACGCGGTGGTGAAGACCTTCCAGCAAAAGGGTATTCTCGGATTCTACAGTGGCGTATCTGCGGTTATTGTTGGATCCACCGCTTCTTCTGCAGTGTATTTCGGAACCTGCGAGTTCGGTAAGTCATTTCTATCCAAAATTGAAGGGTTCCCTTCTGTGTTGATTCCACCTAGTGCTGGTGCAATGGGGAATATTATGTCTTCTGCTATAATGGTACCTAAGGAATTGATTACTCAGAGAATGCAAGCTGGTGCAAAGGGAAGATCTTGGCAGGTTTTGGTGAAGATTTTAGAAAAGGATGGGTTTTTAGGGTTATATGCTGGTTACTCTGCTACATTGCTGAGGAATTTACCTGCTGGGGTTTTGAGTTATTCATCATTTGAGTACTTGAAAGCTGCGGTTTTGAACACTACTAAGAAGTCTCACTTGGAACCTGTTCAGAGTGTGCTTTGTGGCGCACTTGCCGGCGCAATTTCGGCTTCTATAACCACTCCTTTGGATGTGGTGAAGACAAGGCTGATGACTCAGGTTCACGGAGATGCTGTGAACAAGGCTGCTGCTGTTGTGTACGGCGGGGTTTCGGCGACAGTGAAGCAGATATTAAAGGAGGAAGGGTGGGTTGGACTTACCCGTGGAATGGGGCCTAGAGTTCTTCATAGTGCTTGCTTTTCAGCATTGGGTTACTTTGCATTTGAAACTGCTAGGCTCACTATACTGCAACAATATCTGAGGCAAAAGGAGTTGAGTGAAGTGCCTGCTTCTCCTAGCTGA
- the LOC107491583 gene encoding uncharacterized oxidoreductase At4g09670, whose translation MAEEAAPIRFGILGCAEVARKVSRAITLSPNATLYAVGSRSLDKATKFAASNGFPPHAKVYGSYEGVIEDPEVDAVYVPLPTSLHVQWAVLAAQKKKHLLLEKPVALNVHDLHKILEACESNGLQYMDATMWMHHPRTTQMFHFLSDPQQFGRLQSVHATFSYGVSPYFLENDIRVKPELDALGALGDTGWYCVSAILWASNYELPKSATALHKPTYNDAGVILACAASLSWEDDKVATFYCSFLTDMSMDIIVMGTKGSLRVHDYVIPNQEKEAKFSTSSNSNWVELSLGWAPNPSEHVVYNDLPQEVHMVKEFARLVGAIKYNNSKPEDTWPIISRKTQLVIDAVKTSIDNGLEPVEIKG comes from the exons ATGGCAGAAGAAGCAGCACCAATACGATTTGGGATACTTGGGTGTGCTGAGGTCGCAAGGAAGGTGTCAAGGGCCATAACTCTCTCCCCCAACGCCACCCTCTACGCCGTCGGAAGCCGCTCTCTTGACAAGGCCACCAAGTTCGCTGCCTCCAACGGCTTCCCACCCCATGCTAAG GTTTATGGATCATACGAAGGTGTTATAGAAGACCCTGAAGTTGATGCTGTGTACGTGCCACTTCCAACAAGCTTGCACGTGCAGTGGGCTGTGCTTGCTgctcagaagaagaagcacttGCTGCTTGAGAAGCCTGTGGCTCTCAACGTTCATGATCTTCACAAGATTTTGGAGGCGTGTGAATCCAACGGTTTGCAATACATGGATGCTACCATGTGGATGCACCACCCTAGGACCACTCAAATGTTTCACTTCCTCTCAGATCCTCAACAGTTTGGACGCCTTCAATCG GTACATGCAACTTTTTCCTATGGAGTTAGTCCTTATTTTCTAGAGAATGATATTCGTGTGAAGCCAGAACTTGATGCTCTTGGAGCACTTGGTGACACTGGTTGGTATTGTGTGAGCGCAATTTTATGGGCTTCAAATTATGAGTTACCTAAATCAGCAACAGCATTGCACAAACCCACATATAATGATGCCGGTGTCATTCTAGCTTGTGCTGCTTCTCTATCTTGGGAAGATGACAAAGTAGCAACATTCTATTGTTCCTTTCTTACGGATATGTCTATGGATATTATTGTGATGGGGACAAAAGGGTCATTGCGCGTTCATGATTATGTTATCCCTAATCAAGAGAAAGAGGCCAAGTTTTCAACAAGCTCAAACTCTAATTGGGTGGAACTTTCTTTAGGTTGGGCTCCAAATCCAAGTGAACATGTTGTTTACAATGATCTCCCTCAAGAGGTACATATGGTGAAGGAATTTGCACGCTTGGTAGGGGCAATTAAGTACAATAACTCAAAACCGGAGGACACGTGGCCAATAATTAGTAGGAAAACACAATTGGTGATAGATGCTGTGAAGACTTCAATTGACAATGGCCTTGAGCCTGTTGAAATTAAGGGTTAA
- the LOC107491579 gene encoding protein NUCLEAR FUSION DEFECTIVE 4 → MMLSGENGGARSKDFAVQVFTGRWFMVFSSFMIMSVSGASYMFSLYSREIKSSLGYDQSTLNLLSFFKDLGSNIGILSGLINEITPPYVVLTIGGVLNFFGYFIVWLAVSKKIAKPQVWTMCLYIFIGANSHCSTNTGALVTSVKNFPGVRGIVIGLLSGYLGLSAAIITQLYYAFYGSDTKSLLLLMAWLPTATAFLFLPFIRHHKGIQQKNDSKAFYNFLYMSLVLAVFLMIVIIVEKCFSFTQSEYYATTTVMLLLLVFLPLGVVVQEEHRIWKAKKHQQQLNCEDLPNPKPLNIITTEKPKEVTKPAQPSSSGSCWKDMFKAPNRGEDHTILQAIFNLDMLILFFATICGLGGNLTVVNNLSQIGTSLGYSPHSITTFVSLMAIWIYLGKIVQGVVSEFVITKFKIPRPFMLTSILLLSCVGHLLIAFNVPNGLYVASIVIGFCFGANWPILFSIISELFGLKYYSTLYNVGSIASPIGSYLLSVRVAGHFYDKEGLRQMAAMGLKRNPNEELNCNGAECYKLAFIIITAVCLFGALVSLILVYRTRELYKGDLYKKFREEDSSTINTAETEMPMSQNKIVVEPAAN, encoded by the coding sequence atgaTGTTGTCAGGTGAAAATGGTGGTGCAAGAAGCAAAGATTTTGCAGTCCAAGTGTTCACAGGAAGATGGTTCATGGTTTTCTCATCATTCATGATCATGTCGGTTTCAGGAGCAAGCTACATGTTCAGCCTCTACTCCAGAgaaatcaaatcatcattggGATATGACCAATCTACTCTGAATCTCTTAAGCTTTTTCAAGGACTTAGGCTCCAACATAGGCATTCTCTCTGGCCTAATCAATGAAATCACACCTCCTTATGTTGTCTTAACAATTGGTGGTGTCCTCAATTTCTTTGGATACTTCATTGTATGGCTTGCTGTCAGCAAAAAGATTGCAAAGCCACAGGTTTGGACCATGTGTTTGTACATTTTCATTGGAGCAAATTCACATTGTTCAACAAACACTGGTGCACTTGTCACAAGTGTTAAGAATTTCCCTGGTGTTAGAGGTATTGTTATAGGCCTTCTAAGTGGCTACCTTGGTTTGAGTGCTGCAATTATCACTCAATTGTACTATGCTTTCTATGGAAGTGACACAAAATCTCTTCTTTTACTCATGGCATGGCTACCAACTGCTacagcttttctttttctaccaTTCATTAGGCACCATAAGGGTATTCAACAGAAGAATGATTCCAAGGCTTTCTATAACTTCCTTTACATGTCACTAGTCCTTGCAGTGTTCCTCATGATTGTAATCATAGTTGAAAAATGTTTCTCTTTCACTCAGAGTGAATATTATGCTACCACCACTGTGATGCTTCTCTTGCTTGTTTTTCTTCCACTTGGTGTTGTTGTTCAGGAAGAACACAGAATTTGGAAGGCCAAAAAACACCAACAACAATTGAATTGTGAAGATCTTCCAAATCCAAAGCCTTTGAATATCATAACTACAGAGAAGCCTAAAGAAGTGACCAAGCCTGCACAACCATCATCATCAGGGTCTTGTTGGAAAGACATGTTCAAGGCACCAAACAGAGGTGAAGATCACACAATACTTCAAGCAATTTTCAATCTTGACATGCTGATTTTGTTCTTTGCTACTATATGTGGTCTAGGTGGCAACCTCACAGTTGTGAATAACTTGAGTCAAATTGGAACATCATTAGGATATTCCCCACATAGCATAACAACATTTGTTTCCCTTATGGCAATTTGGATCTACCTAGGTAAAATTGTGCAAGGTGTGGTCTCAGAATTTGtcataacaaaattcaagatcCCTAGGCCTTTCATGTTAACATCAATACTTTTGTTGTCTTGTGTTGGTCACCTCTTAATTGCATTTAATGTCCCAAATGGTCTCTATGTAGCATCTATTGTTATTGGGTTCTGCTTTGGTGCAAATTGGCCAATACTTTTCTCAATAATTTCTGAACTTTTTGGACTTAAATATTACTCAACATTGTATAATGTTGGGTCAATAGCAAGTCCAATTGGGTCATATTTGCTTAGTGTGAGGGTTGCTGGGCACTTTTATGACAAAGAAGGTCTAAGGCAAATGGCAGCAATGGGACTAAAGAGAAATCCAAATGAAGAGTTGAATTGCAATGGTGCTGAATGTTACAAGTTAGCATTCATTATAATCACTGCTGTGTGTTTATTTGGAGCACTTGTGTCACTGATTTTGGTGTATAGGACTAGGGAGTTATACAAAGGTGACTTATATAAGAAGTTTAGAGAAGAAGATTCATCTACTATCAATACTGCTGAAACTGAAATGCCCATGTCTCAAAACAAGATTGTTGTAGAACCTGCTGCAAATTGA
- the LOC107491580 gene encoding UDP-glycosyltransferase 74F2 translates to MGEESKHVAHCLVLAYPAQGHINPMIEFSKRLIQRGLKITVVSTVSFWNTTTPHTLKSLSSHPQNIQVESISDGYDNGGLAAAESLEIYKETFWKVGPRTLSNLIQKLASNNNPVDCVISDGFLYWALDVAKDEFGILGALFFTQPCAVNNIYFHVYKKWLELPLSESEYLIPGLPKLAASELPSFLYDYGSYPGYFDIIRNQFCNIHKADWVLANTFYELESQVVNWLKEIWPLKTIGPCVPSMYLDKRLLHDNDYGVSIYDQNIDSCIKWLNDKPKGSVVYVSFGSMAGLTEKQTEELAFGLKESDCYFLWVVRDCDQVKIPKWFLETDDSEKGLVVTWCPQLLVLTHDAVGCFLTHCGWNSTLEAICFGVPTIAMPLWTDQITNAKHIKDVWKMGVRVDADETGLVRRESIGNCIKEILESEKGNEIKNNALKWRNLAKDSVDEGGSSDQNITEFVAKLAQLCST, encoded by the exons ATGGGAGAAGAATCCAAACATGTAGCTCACTGTTTAGTGTTGGCTTACCCAGCACAAGGCCACATCAACCCCATGATTGAGTTCTCAAAGCGTTTGATTCAAAGAGGATTGAAGATAACAGTTGTAAGCACGGTTTCCTTTTGGAACACCACAACCCCCCACACTTTGAAGAGCCTCTCATCTCATCCTCAAAACATTCAAGTTGAGAGCATCTCTGATGGCTATGACAATGGAGGCCTAGCAGCAGCAGAGTCCCTAGAGATCTACAAAGAAACCTTCTGGAAGGTTGGTCCAAGAACTCTCTCAAATCTTATTCAAAAGCTTGCAAGTAACAACAACCCTGTGGATTGTGTTATTTCCGACGGTTTCTTGTATTGGGCACTTGATGTGGCAAAAGATGAGTTTGGGATACTTGGTGCTTTGTTTTTTACTCAACCTTGTGCTGTTAACAACATATACTTCCATGTTTATAAGAAGTGGTTGGAGTTGCCACTTTCAGAGTCAGAGTATTTGATTCCAGGTTTGCCTAAGCTTGCAGCTTCTGAGTTGCCATCTTTCTTGTATGACTATGGATCCTATCCAGGCTACTTTGATATCATCAGAAATCAATTTTGCAACATTCATAAGGCAGATTGGGTGCTTGCCAACACTTTCTATGAATTGGAGTCTCAG GTTGTTAATTGGTTGAAGGAGATTTGGCCACTAAAGACAATAGGGCCATGTGTGCCATCAATGTACTTGGACAAAAGACTTTTACATGACAATGATTATGGTGTTAGCATCTATGACCAAAACATAGATTCTTGCATCAAATGGCTCAATGATAAGCCCAAAGGTTCAGTTGTTTATGTCTCTTTTGGAAGCATGGCTGGTCTCACTGAGAAACAAACAGAGGAACTAGCATTTGGTTTGAAGGAAAGTGATTGTTATTTCTTGTGGGTTGTTAGAGATTGTGATCAAGTTaagattccaaagtggtttttgGAAACTGATGATTCAGAGAAAGGTTTAGTAGTTACATGGTGTCCTCAACTACTAGTGTTAACACATGATGCTGTTGGATGTTTTCTTACACATTGTGGTTGGAACTCAACATTGGAGGCTATATGTTTTGGAGTTCCTACAATTGCAATGCCACTTTGGACTGACCAAATCACAAATGCAAAGCATATTAAGGATGTTTGGAAAATGGGAGTAAGAGTTGATGCTGATGAGACAGGCTTGGTTAGGAGGGAAAGTATTGGAAATTGCATAAAGGAGATTTTGGAGAGTGAGAAAGGGAATGAGATAAAAAACAATGCCTTGAAGTGGAGGAATTTGGCTAAGGACTCTGTTGATGAGGGAGGAAGTTCTGATCAAAATATCACTGAGTTTGTGGCAAAATTGGCTCAATTATGCTCTACATGA
- the LOC107491581 gene encoding riboflavin biosynthesis protein PYRD, chloroplastic: MQAQLFSLPHCTLRVPRFLNNASSPNFATFQQPHHSSKLSFNVGLNHLFQKSIFLSQSVPGLMSSYDGYVGVVAQCGLSNGESDVGDCDDGFYIRRCVELARKAVGFTSPNPMVGCVIVKDGKIVGQGFHPKAGQPHAEVFALRDAGDLAENATAYVSLEPCNHFGRTPPCTEALIKAKVKKVVVGMVDPNPLVESKGLARLRDAGIEVVVGVEEELCKSLNEAFVHRMLTGKPLLTLRYSLSVNGNFLDLLGDEVTECGGYYSRLLQEYDAVILSSSLFSGNISIPSSQEPGANQPLRIVIHKDSSSSNEIPLAVNEVTDKVIVFTDNGTATAPELAKKGIETVILNQINLDVILDYCNQQGMCSVLLDLRGNSGEFEELVKEGIQKKNISKFVTEILPIWNRGSEIDPLIPVKRLDQGIQVENLKSKCSDQNVIIEGHFKF, from the exons ATGCAAGCACAACTCTTTTCACTCCCACACTGCACTCTACGTGTGCCCAGATTCCTAAACAATGCATCTTCCCCAAATTTTGCAACTTTTCAACAACCCCATCACTCCTCCAAGCTCAGTTTCAATGTGGGTCTCAATCATTtgtttcaaaaatcaatttttttgagTCAAAGCGTACCTGGTTTGATGAGTAGCTATGATGGTTATGTGGGTGTAGTAGCACAGTGTGGTCTCTCTAATGGAGAAAGTGATGTTGGCGATTGTGATGATGGGTTTTACATAAGAAGGTGTGTTGAGCTTGCAAGAAAAGCTGTTGGCTTCACAAGCCCCAATCCAATGGTGGGGTGTGTTATTGTGAAAGATGGGAAAATTGTTGGTCAAGGGTTCCACCCTAAAGCAGGTCAACCGCATGCTGAG GTGTTTGCCTTGAGAGATGCTGGAGATTTGGCAGAGAATGCCACGGCCTATGTGAGCTTAGAACCCTGTAATCATTTCGGAAGGACTCCACCTTGCACTGAAGCTTTAATCAAAGCCAAAGTGAAAAAAGTGGTGGTTGGGATGGTGGATCCAAATCCCCTTGTGGAATCCAAAGGGTTGGCTAGATTGAGAGATGCAGGTATTGAAGTTGTTGTTGGTGTAGAGGAAGAGTTATGCAAGAGCCTTAACGAGGCCTTTGTTCATCGCATGTTGACCGGAAAACCTCTCCTTACATTGAG ATATTCTCTTTCTGTCAATGGGAATTTTTTGGACTTACTTGGGGATGAAGTTACAGAATGTGGTGGATACTATTCACGTTTATTACAAGAATATGATGCAGTGATACTTTCCTCTTCCTTATTCAGTGGGAACATATCAATACCTTCATCTCAAGAACCTGGAGCAAATCAGCCGCTCCGGATTGTAATACATAAGGATTCTAGTTCTTCAAACGAAATTCCGCTTGCTGTCAATGAAGTTACTGATAAAGTGATAGTTTTTACAGATAACGGAACAGCAACTGCTCCAGAACTGGCGAAAAAAGGAATCGAAACCGTCATTTTGAATCAGATAAATCTAGATGTGATTCTGGACTATTGTAATCAACAAGGGATGTGCAGTGTTCTGTTAGATTTGAGGGGAAATTCCGGTGAGTTTGAAGAGCTTGTTAAGGAGGGAATTcagaagaaaaatattagtaaatttGTGACAGAAATTTTGCCTATTTGGAATAGAGGTAGTGAGATAGATCCTCTAATACCGGTAAAAAGGCtagatcaaggaatccaagtgGAAAATCTAAAATCCAAGTGTTCAGATCAAAATGTTATAATTGAaggacattttaaattttaa
- the LOC107491577 gene encoding uncharacterized protein LOC107491577 yields MALTTSLQNYLSSSLISASGNAATTAIKPPRSSMITSVRMRHWAVHAAAPDTTTASVEGFEEGVLVRPNWSGETPLSRLVAALISFKPLYSLLKLGARQVFISTAEKKNIPWREMTKEILESEVYKELESIQNNSLVYPDYYLNPFHAYEEGNLTWLAAAEAEPATMSMAMRAIPDASSVDEANEIMRGNWIRAIEQHHITYSGTSTVRDVLDIGCSVGVSTGYLADKFPMAKVTGLDLSPYFLAVAQYKAKRGVPRKYPIRWIHANGEDTGLPAKSFDIVSISYVFHECPTRAIVNIVNEAFRLLRPGGTLALTDNSPKSKILQELSPVLFTLMKSTEPFLDEYYLTDVEETMRKAGLVNIKSLLTDPRHMTTTATVPQ; encoded by the exons atGGCGCTAACAACTTCTCTTCAGAACTacctctcttcttcactcatTTCCGCCAGTGGCAATGCCGCAACAACGGCCATTAAGCCACCGAGAAGTAGCATGATTACCAGCGTGAGAATGCGGCACTGGGCGGTTCACGCGGCGGCGCCTGACACAACAACCGCAAGCGTGGAAGGGTTCGAAGAAGGAGTGCTGGTTCGACCGAACTGGAGTGGGGAGACTCCTCTGTCTCGTTTGGTTGCAGCTCTCATCTCTTTCAAGCCCTTATACTCTCTCCTCAAGCTTGGTGCCAGGCAGGTTTTCATAAG TACAGCTGAGAAGAAAAACATACCTTGGAGGGAAATGACAAAAGAGATTTTAGAGTCTGAAGTGTATAAGGAGCTGGAAAGCATTCAAAACAATTCTTTAGTATACCCAGATT ATTATTTGAACCCGTTCCATGCTTATGAGGAGGGAAATCTTACATGGCTG GCAGCAGCAGAAGCGGAGCCTGCTACAATGTCAATGGCAATGAGGGCAATTCCAGATGCGTCTTCAGTAGATGAAGCAAATGAGATAATGCGTGGAAATTGGATTCGTGCAATTGAACAACACCATATAACTTATTCAGGAACATCCACAGTCCGTGACGTACTAGATATTGGATGCTCTGTTGGTGTGAGCACAGGATATCTTGCAGACAAGTTCCCCATGGCCAAAGTTACC GGGCTAGATCTGTCACCTTATTTTCTAGCCGTGGCTCAATACAAGGCTAAGAGAGGAGTTCCTAGAAAATATCCTATAAGATGGATACATGCAAATGGCGAAGACACTGGCTTGCCAGCTAAATCATTTGACATTGTGTCTATTTCATATGTG TTTCATGAATGTCCCACAAGAGCTATAGTGAACATAGTAAACGAAGCATTCCGTCTCCTTAGGCCTGGAGGCACTCTAGCCCTGACGGATAATTCG CCAAAGTCAAAGATCCTTCAG GAATTGTCTCCAGTCCTATTTACATTGATGAAGAGCACAGAGCCCTTTCTTGATGAGTATTACTTGACAGATGTAGAAGAAACAATGAGGAAAGCCGGTCTTGTGAACATAAAATCATTGCTTACAGACCCAAGGCACATGACAACAACCGCAACCGTTCCTCAATGA